TGGAAATTCTTATCAGTTATTTAATCATGGAGTAGATAAACCTAGATGTAAATCAAAAATACTTTATTAAGTTTGTGTCTCGTCCTAAAATAGGTTTACACTAAAAGTAGCATTATCATAAAAAACACTACATTAGCATTATGAAAAATATAAAATAACATTTCCAATGAAGCTGTAAACCAATTAATAACACTTCCATTTATAATAAAACCAAAGTAATGAAAATAGTTTTGTTTCTTATAGTATTATTATCTTTTGCTTGTTCTTCTGAAAACAAATCATATAACAAGTCGGGAAAAGACTCATGTTTTACTTATGAAATACCAAGATATAAAGTTAGTAACACTTTGTACCCTATGCTGTCAGAAATCATTTACGACACTAAACAATGTAAACATTCAACTTATAACAAAATATGCTTTTTCATAACTTTAAAAAATTATAGAAATTATGTAAGTTTTTTAATTACAGATGGAGAATTTGATGATATTTTACCTTCAACTAAAATTGGTTTTTTTATTTTTTCTAATAAAATATTCATTATTGATATTCCTAAGAATACTGATAAAATATTTTTTTCACCAACAAAAGATAAAGTAAAAGTAAAGTTAAAAAAAAGAGATAATGAAGATGACTTTTTTCCATATCCAGATGATAGTGAATTGTTTTGGAGATATAGATACGAAAGCGGGCATACTCAACTTATTCAAAAATTTATATGTAAACAAAACCCTACCTCCCAATAAAAACCACTTTTAAACATTTGTTTCTAAAAAACTTATCAACAATTTGTTTTTTTGTGTTCAAACTGTTTGTTTATGTGTGTTTTGGCATGCTGGTGACCGTGGCGGCGTAAGTCGTTGACACTCAAGTAGTTACCGATGCCCGTCTGCTTGATGTTCGCGCCCGCCTAAATCACTGATAATCAAGTGATTACAAGTCACCGACCCGCCCCAACTAAAAACTAAACACTCAACACTATTCAATTCTGTATTATCATTTCCCTTTTATTAGAAATATTTATCATAGACGGGGATTCGTCCTTGATTTTCGACATGACTTTTTTTATTGGCAAATTTTCATTTTGTTTTTGGAAATAATATTTGCTTAAATTCGGAGCAAGCATCACGTCTAGATTTGGCAGCAAATGAGCATTTTGTGGCATTTTTCTTTCCATCCAAGTTAGCATTTTATAGTTTTTCCAAGCCAAAAATTGTTCGTCTTTATAAATAGTGTTATCATTAAAAAAATTAGGTAAAATAACAGCTTTAAAGGAATTCCTTTCAAGATAGGTTTGCAGCCTCGAAACAAGATAAGGCGAAATTTCATTCGTAGCGGACGAATTAGTTAGATAAACCGTTTTTTCATGTTTTACGCCTACAATGTATGATTGACCATCTTTAATATAAAAAGCAGCTTGACTTTTAGAATTTTTAAAATTAAGATTCCATTGTGTAAAAACGGCAAGTATTGATAAAATAAAAATCGGATATATAAGTTTGAAGCGCTTTTGAGTAAACATCATATAAAACAAGCACAACAAAGCAAAAAGAATAACCGCAACAGCAGCGTAAATGTAAATATTTGAAATTATCGCAAAGGGCAAAGATTCTATGTAAATAACAATGTGATTCATAATTTTTGTTGCCCACAATGTTATAAAAATCATAACATCACCTAAAAACGGAATCCACGACAAAAGCACAGTTGCCATACCAAGATAGAGTATCAAACTTGATAGCGGCACAACAATAATATTTGAAATCAAGAAATACACAGGGAATTGTCCAAAATAAAACAAAATCAGCGGCAAAGTAATTAGCTGAGCGGCTATTGAAACACAAGTTAATTGCCATATTTGGTCAAGCCATTTATTATTTACATTTAGCAAATTATAGATTGGACGCTGGAAAAGCAATATTCCTAAAACTGCCAAAAACGACAATTGAAATCCGATTTCGCCCAAGGTACCAGCATTGATAGCAAGCAAAATAAATGCAGCAGCAGCCAAGCTGTTGTACGAGCTAATAGTGCGATTTATAGCTTTTCCAATTAAAACAAAACTTATCATAACTGCCGACCTTAGCACCGAAGCAGAAAGTCCTACGAGAGTTTCATAAAACCATATCAACGCAAGCGCTATAATTACATTTAAAACTTTTCTTTTTTGCAAAAAGCCGAACAGTCCCATAAAAGCTGTTATCATCATGTAAATAACGCCCACATGCAGTCCCGAAACTGACATTATATGAATAACTCCGGCTCCGCTATACGCACGCATCATATCCGCACTAATATCAGCTCTATACCCTGTGAGCATCGCAGATACAACACCAAACTCATCGTTGCTACCCAAGCTTTTTTCCAAAATATTTGCTATTTTATTTCGCACATTTAATGCAAAAGCCATTATCTTATTGCCACAATTCCTTTCTAACACAGCATATTCCCTCACGTAGCTTTGATGATAAATATTTTTATTCACCAGAAATTCCTTATAATTAAAATCCGAATTAAACAAAGGCTCCTGCACACTATTCAAATATATTTTTGCAACAATAATATCGCCATAATTTAGCTTCGGCTGAGAATCTTGATTTGCAATATATAATAAAATTTTTCCGCTACAATGCTCCCAGCCAGAATCTGATTTAAAAGCCAATGCTGAAACGGCAGTTTTCATGCTGTTTTTCTTCTGCTCTACCTCATTGTTTATTTTCAAAATCATTTCTACAGGCTCATTGCCAACCATATCTCCAATAAAATCACTTTTATTCCTAATATCGTTGTTATAAGCCACGAGATATCCAACAAAAAGAACGCAAATCAGCAGCAAAACACTCTGAACTAATCTAATACTGTAAGAAATTAACGATTTAAAAACGAAAAGCCACGCTGCGAGCAGAGTTAAAATAGCAATAACAATAAATAAAATTGAATTGAAAGTAAATTCCGCAGGAAATGCTCTATATGCCAATATTCCTATAATAAAAGGAATTAAAATTCTAACAAATGGCATTTTAGACCACATATCATGAAAATTTATAAATCAATATTTAATTCGCTAATGTTTTTAATTTGCACGCCAAGGTAATAAAATTTTAGAATTTCAATATAATTATAACCTAATCTAGCCATATTTATAGCTCCTTCCTGACTAAGCCCAACGCCGTGTCCAAAGCCATAACCAGAAAGTTTTACATTATCGCCATCTTCACTTACACTAAAAAAAGTTGAACGCAACTTGAAATGCTCTCTTATGGAACGCAGATCTATGTTATCTACCAGATAAACTCGCCGATTATATTGATTGAAATTCACAACTTTTTTAACTGATTTTGCATCTTCAATCGGATAATTATATTTATTTTTCAAGAAAGCAAGCCAATCTTTTCGCAATATTTTTTTCTGCCAATAATAGTTTCGTTGAGCAACGCTAAATGTGTCTTTCACAGATCGCAAATATGGCAACGC
This is a stretch of genomic DNA from Bacteroidales bacterium. It encodes these proteins:
- a CDS encoding ComEC family competence protein, whose protein sequence is MWSKMPFVRILIPFIIGILAYRAFPAEFTFNSILFIVIAILTLLAAWLFVFKSLISYSIRLVQSVLLLICVLFVGYLVAYNNDIRNKSDFIGDMVGNEPVEMILKINNEVEQKKNSMKTAVSALAFKSDSGWEHCSGKILLYIANQDSQPKLNYGDIIVAKIYLNSVQEPLFNSDFNYKEFLVNKNIYHQSYVREYAVLERNCGNKIMAFALNVRNKIANILEKSLGSNDEFGVVSAMLTGYRADISADMMRAYSGAGVIHIMSVSGLHVGVIYMMITAFMGLFGFLQKRKVLNVIIALALIWFYETLVGLSASVLRSAVMISFVLIGKAINRTISSYNSLAAAAFILLAINAGTLGEIGFQLSFLAVLGILLFQRPIYNLLNVNNKWLDQIWQLTCVSIAAQLITLPLILFYFGQFPVYFLISNIIVVPLSSLILYLGMATVLLSWIPFLGDVMIFITLWATKIMNHIVIYIESLPFAIISNIYIYAAVAVILFALLCLFYMMFTQKRFKLIYPIFILSILAVFTQWNLNFKNSKSQAAFYIKDGQSYIVGVKHEKTVYLTNSSATNEISPYLVSRLQTYLERNSFKAVILPNFFNDNTIYKDEQFLAWKNYKMLTWMERKMPQNAHLLPNLDVMLAPNLSKYYFQKQNENLPIKKVMSKIKDESPSMINISNKREMIIQN